In Mastomys coucha isolate ucsf_1 unplaced genomic scaffold, UCSF_Mcou_1 pScaffold5, whole genome shotgun sequence, one genomic interval encodes:
- the Unc93a gene encoding protein unc-93 homolog A isoform X3, whose protein sequence is MDDLQSLDGVPAEIFGLSLEGHTVQERKPLRTEDETQEAALKPLVFRVDESTPGLVQSVLLERGWDKFDEQHQDVEDWNLYWSSSSFRMAEYVNIKPWQRLNHHPGTINLTRKDCLAKHLAYMRRLYGESLYEFTPLTFVMPNDYTKFVAKYFKEKQDLGAKPSYWICKPAELSRGRGIIIFSDIRDFMFKGTYVVQKYICNPLLVGRYKCDLRIYVCITGFKPLTIYMYQEGLVRFATEKFDLSNLEDYYSHLTNSSINKLGASYQKIKEVVGQGCKWTLSRFFSYLRNWDVDDLLLRQKINHMVILTVLAVAPSVPAAYNCFELFGFDILIDDNLKPWLLEVNYSPALTLDCSTDVSVKRSLVHDIIELLYLNGLRSEEQKGGITSSANSVVSLTRSNQSELCAAPNSPSYASLIQFTTGSKSSLSVQHICPKHTRTSQLREMMNRQDRLLTKEAAKSKPRHKARHSPHKMLSPYASQSQPHKTKGPTGILPEAGSTPNDVLPEAGSTPNDHAGNFVLIFPFNKATFGASRNGLNVKRIIQELQKLMNK, encoded by the exons ATGGATGATCTGCAGAGTTTGGATGGGGTGCCTGCAGAGATTTTTGGACTGTCACTAGAGGGACATACTGTACAG GAAAGAAAGCCTTTGAGGACAGAAGATGAAACCCAAGAGGCTGCCTTGAAGCCACTGGTGTTCCGAGTGGATGAGAGCACACCTGGGCTGGTACAGAGTGTCCTCCTGGAGCGTGGGTGGGACAAATTTGATGAGCAACATCAGGATGTAGAGGACTGGAATCTGTACTGGAGTTCATCCTCCTTCCGGATGGCAGAGTATGTCAATATCAAGCCCTGGCAGAGGCTCAACCATCACCCAGGGACGATCAATCTCACCAGGAAGGACTGCCTAGCCAAACACCTGGCGTACATGAGAAGGCTCTACGGTGAGTCACTCTACGAGTTCACACCCCTGACATTCGTCATGCCTAATGACTACACCAAGTTTGTGGCCAAGTACTTCAAGGAAAAGCAGGATTTGGGTGCCAAGCCAAGCTACTGGATCTGCAAGCCAGCAGAGCTGTCTCGAGGGAGGGGGATAATCATTTTCAGTGACATCCGAGACTTCATGTTCAAGGGCACGTATGTAGTACAGAAGTACATCTGTAACCCCTTACTCGTGGGTAGGTACAAATGCGACCTCCGCATCTATGTCTGCATCACTGGCTTTAAGCCTTTGACCATTTACATGTACCAGGAAGGGCTAGTGCGGTTTGCCACTGAGAAGTTTGATCTCAGTAATTTGGAAGACTATTATTCCCATTTGACCAACAGCAGCATCAACAaattgggagcctcatatcagaaGATCAAAGAGGTAGTGGGTCAAGGCTGCAAGTGGACCCTCAGCAGGTTCTTCTCTTACCTTCGGAACTGGGATGTGGACGACCTGTTACTGAGGCAGAAgatcaaccacatggtgattctcACAGTCCTGGCTGTGGCTCCATCGGTCCCCGCCGCCTACAACTGCTTCGAGCTTTTTGGGTTTGACATCCTTATTGATGACAACCTGAAGCCATGGCTTTTGGAAGTCAACTACAGCCCTGCTTTGACCTTGGACTGTTCCACCGATGTCTCAGTCAAGAGAAGCCTTGTCCATGATATTATTGAGCTGTTATACTTAAACGGCCTCAGAAGTGAGGAGCAAAAGGGTGGGATAACTTCTTCGGCAAACTCTGTGGTCTCCCTTACCAGGAGCAATCAGAGTGAGCTCTGTGCGGCCCCCAATTCCCCTTCCTATGCGTCTCTCATACAGTTTACGACGGGCAGTAAAAGCAGCCTCTCTGTCCAGCACATCTGTCCCAAGCACACCCGAACCTCCCAGCTGAGAGAGATGATGAACAGGCAGGACAGACTTCTGACAAAAGAGGCAGCCAAAAGCAAGCCAAGGCACAAGGCTCGGCACTCGCCTCACAAGATGCTCTCCCCGTATGCGTCTCAGTCGCAGCCCCACAAGACGAAGGGGCCCACGGGCATCCTCCCAGAAGCCGGAAGTACACCAAACGATGTCCTCCCGGAAGCCGGAAGTACACCGAACGACCACGCGGGCAACTTTGTCCTCATCTTCCCTTTCAACAAGGCTACTTTCGGAGCCTCCAGGAATGGGTTAAATGTCAAAAGAATAATTCAAGAGCTCCAGaaactaatgaataaataa